From Myxococcus virescens:
TCTCGTCGGGGAGGAACAGGTTCCACAGGCCCTGGGTCTTCGCCAGGGCCTTCAGTTCCTCCATGACGGGGGGCACGCGCCACGTCTTCCAGTCGCCGCCCTGGGCGGTGGCTCGGAGCTCTTCGTGATAGCGGGCCTCCGCCGGCAGGATGTGCTCGCTCATGAAGCGCTTCACGCGCTCCAGGTAGTCCTTGGCTCGCTCACTGGGCTCGAAGTCCATGGCCTTCATCCTGCGCATGGGGCCTTGATGCATCCAGTGAATGTTGGTCATGTGTCACCATGAAGCCTGTTCAGGGTTCGGCGCGGCTCGCCCGGCTGGACCTCAACCTCTTCCGGGTCTTTGACGTGGTGCTCAGGGAGCGGAACCTGACGCGCGCGGCGGAGGTCCTGTTCCTCAGTCAGTCGGCCGTGAGCCATGCGCTGGCCCGCCTGCGCGAGCAACTGGGAGAGCCGCTGTTCGTCCGGGAGGGGCGCGGTGTGGCGCCCACCGCGTTCGCGGAGCGGCTGGCGCCGGAGATTCGGGAGGCGCTGGCGCTGCTCGAACAGGCGGTTCATCGCGGACGCGGCTTCGACCCGCGCCGGGACGTGGGCCGGTTCACGGTGGCGATGAACGACGTGCTGGAGCCGTCGATTCTCCCGCTGCTCGTGGCTCGGTTACGGGCGCACGCGCCGGAGGTCCGCATCTCCAGCGTCCGGCTCGACCGGGCGCGGCTGGAGCGGGACCTCGCGTCGGGGCGGCTCGACCTCTCCATCGACGTGGAGCAGCAGACCGGAGCGGAGCTGAAGCGCACGGCCCTGTTGCAAGACACCTTCTGCGTGGTGAGCCGAAGCAGGCGCAAGCTGGACGTGGCGAAGTACATGGCGGCCCGGCACGTCACCGTGTCCTCGCGCCGCACCGGGCTGGCCGTGGAGGACCTGGTGCTCAGCCGCCTGGGCTACCAGCGCGACGTCGTCGTCCGGTGTCAGCACTACGAGGCCGCGTTCAAGCTCGTCGCGGACTCCGACTTGCTGCTGACGATGCCGAGGCGGCGCGCGGCGGAGTTGCACGCGCTGCTGGGCAACCACCTCCTGCCGATGCCGCTGTCACTGCCCCCGCTGGAGCTTCATGTCTACTGGCACCGGCAGGCGGATGCGGACCCGCGCAACCGCTGGCTGCGAGGCGAATTGCTCGCGCTGACGGCGTAGGGGGCCAGGAGCCCGTTGTTCGGAAATCCCGTCGGGGGTGGGGCTCGCCCCGGAAGGCGACCTGCAGCCCGCTGTTCGAAAAATCCACCGGGGTCGGGGCCCCAGGTCCGGGAGGAGGTTGGGAGGTCGCTGTTCGGAAATGTCGGGGGTTTTGCGGGCGGTCTCAACCGGTGAACGCACCAGTCAGGATGCGCTGAAGGCGAGCGCATCCGGGAGAGGTGCCCGGTGGAGAGTCGAGGCAAGCTCGGCAGGATGAGTGGAGAGGACTGGCTGGAGGTGCAGCGTGCGGTGGCCGCCGGGCAGACGCAGGAGG
This genomic window contains:
- a CDS encoding LysR family transcriptional regulator, producing the protein MKPVQGSARLARLDLNLFRVFDVVLRERNLTRAAEVLFLSQSAVSHALARLREQLGEPLFVREGRGVAPTAFAERLAPEIREALALLEQAVHRGRGFDPRRDVGRFTVAMNDVLEPSILPLLVARLRAHAPEVRISSVRLDRARLERDLASGRLDLSIDVEQQTGAELKRTALLQDTFCVVSRSRRKLDVAKYMAARHVTVSSRRTGLAVEDLVLSRLGYQRDVVVRCQHYEAAFKLVADSDLLLTMPRRRAAELHALLGNHLLPMPLSLPPLELHVYWHRQADADPRNRWLRGELLALTA